In Lentimicrobium sp. L6, one genomic interval encodes:
- a CDS encoding NifB/NifX family molybdenum-iron cluster-binding protein produces MKIAIPTSDKKTVFSKTGKTKEFAICEIVEGSYEFIEFRNNPFQSDGDSHSEEHKHKALLELLKDCDALLVKATGELLRAELWDANMPIYKTNEEDLKEAITLFTLNMVGHKRL; encoded by the coding sequence ATGAAGATTGCAATACCTACATCAGATAAAAAGACTGTTTTTTCAAAAACTGGAAAAACAAAAGAATTTGCTATTTGTGAGATTGTAGAAGGTAGCTACGAATTCATTGAGTTTCGTAATAATCCATTTCAATCAGATGGTGATTCCCATAGCGAAGAACATAAGCATAAAGCACTACTTGAATTATTAAAAGACTGTGATGCGCTCTTGGTGAAGGCAACAGGTGAACTTCTTCGTGCCGAACTTTGGGATGCCAATATGCCTATCTATAAAACTAATGAAGAAGATTTAAAAGAAGCCATCACTCTTTTTACCTTAAACATGGTTGGACATAAGAGGTTATAA
- a CDS encoding glucosaminidase domain-containing protein, whose amino-acid sequence MNKIISLLVLSFAVFNLSAQTNTVRKDYIEKYKATAVKKMLEHGIPASITLAQGILESGSGKSDLASIANNHFGIKCHKGWTGDSFIMDDDKKNECFRKYKTAAESFEDHSQFLMTRSRYAFLFEYKVTDYKKWAHGLKKAGYATNPKYAHLLIKVIEDNELYQYDKIKSMKELGVKEEKPTNVKPPKEDIVVVAEPTDFKPVSVSDNQRLIYENEGVRYVKAMKDDSFESIAAEFGIYTWQVRKYNDATKKTRLSSGDFIYIEKKNSKARIKFHIVQRGETLREICQKYAVRMKKVKKMNGIKNEDALPEGGRLKLR is encoded by the coding sequence ATGAATAAGATTATTAGCCTTTTAGTCCTGAGTTTTGCAGTATTCAACCTATCTGCACAAACCAACACCGTAAGAAAAGACTATATTGAAAAATACAAAGCAACTGCTGTGAAAAAGATGTTGGAGCATGGAATTCCTGCAAGTATCACCTTAGCCCAAGGAATATTAGAATCAGGATCTGGAAAAAGCGACTTAGCAAGTATTGCCAATAATCACTTTGGCATAAAATGCCATAAAGGATGGACCGGTGATAGCTTTATCATGGACGATGATAAAAAGAATGAATGTTTCAGAAAATACAAAACTGCTGCCGAATCTTTTGAAGATCATTCCCAGTTTCTAATGACTCGCAGTCGTTATGCTTTTCTCTTCGAATACAAAGTAACAGATTATAAAAAATGGGCTCATGGTTTAAAAAAGGCTGGCTATGCTACCAATCCAAAATATGCGCATCTGCTTATTAAAGTCATTGAAGACAACGAATTGTATCAGTACGACAAGATAAAGAGTATGAAGGAGCTTGGAGTAAAAGAAGAAAAGCCCACTAATGTAAAACCACCAAAAGAGGATATTGTTGTTGTCGCTGAACCCACCGATTTCAAACCAGTATCAGTAAGTGATAATCAAAGACTCATCTACGAAAACGAAGGTGTTCGTTATGTAAAAGCAATGAAAGACGACAGCTTTGAAAGCATTGCAGCTGAATTTGGAATATACACTTGGCAAGTCAGGAAATATAATGATGCCACTAAAAAGACCAGACTAAGTTCAGGTGACTTTATATATATTGAAAAGAAAAATTCCAAAGCTAGAATTAAGTTTCATATCGTACAAAGAGGTGAAACCTTAAGGGAAATCTGCCAGAAATATGCCGTTAGGATGAAAAAAGTAAAAAAGATGAATGGCATTAAAAATGAAGATGCTCTACCAGAAGGAGGCCGTTTAAAACTTCGTTAA